One region of Exiguobacterium acetylicum genomic DNA includes:
- a CDS encoding GNAT family N-acetyltransferase, whose protein sequence is MRIEQMSQATYETYLPVAIDEYAAEKCRAGTWSENESLEKATEEFATLLPEGLKTKDHYLFTFRDETGNDLGMVWVHVTEESRGRCAFIFDVKITSEKQNQGYGKEALRLLEVMLKRMNVKKISLHVFAHNERAIHVYESLGYEKTDYYMSKSLLDK, encoded by the coding sequence ATGCGCATCGAGCAAATGAGTCAAGCGACGTATGAGACTTATTTACCGGTCGCAATCGATGAGTATGCGGCAGAGAAGTGTCGTGCTGGTACGTGGTCAGAAAACGAATCGCTCGAGAAGGCGACAGAAGAGTTCGCAACATTGTTGCCAGAAGGTCTGAAGACGAAGGATCACTACTTATTTACGTTTCGTGACGAGACAGGGAACGATCTTGGAATGGTCTGGGTCCATGTGACAGAAGAATCACGCGGACGTTGCGCTTTCATCTTCGACGTCAAGATTACGTCTGAAAAGCAAAACCAAGGATACGGCAAGGAAGCGCTCCGCTTACTGGAAGTGATGTTGAAGCGGATGAACGTCAAGAAGATTTCCTTACACGTCTTTGCGCATAACGAACGGGCGATTCATGTGTATGAATCGCTTGGGTACGAGAAGACGGATTATTATATGTCGAAGTCCTTATTGGATAAATAA
- the cls gene encoding cardiolipin synthase, with product MDYTLILSILFYAIFFANVAAAIAILFFERRDISATWAWLMILFFLPIIGFLVYLVLGRSLKQDSFYHVPEERLRVREQQFVAQDKTEIAPNTSLFPYRKLIQANRASGALLTEATDVRTLFDGHQKFDTLLADIQKAQLEINIQYFILKRDPLGDRLLTALFEQAKRGVKVRILYDAVGSWKLKAKDFDAFKNDGGEVRSFFSSPLGILNLRINNRNHRKLCTIDRRIGYIGGFNVGSEYLGEDEHFGYWRDTHLRVLGPVVEELEYHFEQDWDAASKERTDWSTTPIPAHDRTNDPVPVQIVTSGPTSELEYLKNMLIQMILTAEKSIYIQSPYFIPDTSFMDACKIALASGVTLKIMIPNQPDHPFVYWATYASVGELIQHGADVYTYELGFMHAKTIVVDGKIASVGTTNIDARSFRLNFEMNAILYHQAVAEELELLFLSDVADSEKLTIEKYAARSRMIRFKESISRLLSPIL from the coding sequence ATGGACTATACCCTTATTCTATCGATTTTGTTCTACGCCATCTTCTTCGCCAACGTCGCCGCAGCCATCGCCATCCTATTCTTCGAGCGACGCGACATCAGCGCGACCTGGGCTTGGTTGATGATTCTTTTTTTCCTACCGATCATTGGTTTCTTAGTTTACTTAGTACTCGGTCGCTCATTAAAACAGGACTCCTTTTACCATGTGCCTGAAGAACGCCTCCGAGTACGTGAACAACAATTCGTTGCACAAGACAAAACCGAAATCGCACCCAACACCTCTCTTTTTCCTTATCGTAAATTGATTCAAGCCAATCGGGCGTCAGGTGCCCTCTTAACAGAAGCGACAGATGTCCGGACACTATTCGATGGTCATCAGAAATTCGATACCTTACTGGCAGATATTCAAAAGGCACAACTCGAAATCAACATCCAATATTTCATCCTGAAACGCGATCCGCTCGGCGATCGACTTCTTACTGCCTTGTTCGAACAAGCCAAGCGCGGTGTCAAAGTTCGGATTCTGTATGATGCCGTCGGATCTTGGAAATTAAAAGCGAAGGACTTTGATGCGTTCAAAAACGATGGTGGTGAGGTTCGGTCGTTCTTTTCATCACCGCTTGGAATCTTGAACCTACGAATCAATAACCGCAATCACCGAAAATTGTGTACGATCGACCGACGCATCGGCTACATTGGAGGATTTAACGTCGGTTCCGAGTATCTCGGGGAAGATGAACATTTCGGCTATTGGCGAGATACGCACCTACGCGTCCTCGGTCCTGTCGTTGAAGAGCTTGAATATCATTTTGAACAAGATTGGGATGCGGCAAGTAAAGAACGAACGGATTGGTCGACGACCCCGATTCCAGCACATGACCGAACGAACGATCCTGTACCGGTTCAAATCGTCACATCGGGACCAACATCTGAATTGGAATATTTAAAGAACATGTTAATTCAAATGATTCTTACAGCAGAAAAGTCCATCTATATCCAGTCTCCTTACTTCATCCCCGATACGAGTTTCATGGATGCCTGCAAAATCGCTCTTGCCTCAGGCGTGACACTAAAAATCATGATCCCGAATCAACCGGATCATCCGTTCGTTTACTGGGCAACCTATGCCTCTGTCGGTGAATTGATTCAACATGGCGCTGACGTATATACGTATGAACTTGGATTCATGCATGCGAAGACGATCGTCGTCGATGGAAAGATCGCTTCGGTCGGAACGACGAACATCGATGCGCGAAGTTTTCGCTTGAATTTTGAAATGAATGCGATTCTCTATCACCAAGCCGTAGCAGAAGAATTGGAATTACTCTTTTTGTCTGACGTCGCAGATAGCGAAAAGCTGACCATTGAAAAATATGCTGCTCGCTCGCGGATGATTCGTTTCAAGGAGAGTATTTCTAGGCTCTTGTCACCCATTCTATGA